From one Novosphingobium sp. genomic stretch:
- a CDS encoding group II truncated hemoglobin, which produces MSSDTTLYDAVGGAPAISALVDRFYANMELWPEAQAIRAMHPADLSHTAQVFKDYLSEWLGGPALYSPVKGHPRLRMRHMQAPIASAERDAWLACMKEALDFAVEDRAARLQVYGNMEKLADWMRNKED; this is translated from the coding sequence ATGAGTTCCGACACCACCCTCTACGATGCCGTCGGCGGCGCCCCCGCGATTTCCGCGCTGGTCGACCGGTTTTACGCCAACATGGAGCTGTGGCCCGAGGCGCAGGCGATCCGCGCGATGCATCCGGCAGACCTCTCGCACACGGCGCAGGTGTTCAAGGATTACCTCTCCGAATGGCTGGGCGGGCCGGCGCTGTATTCGCCGGTGAAAGGGCATCCCCGGTTGCGCATGCGCCATATGCAGGCGCCCATCGCTTCGGCGGAGCGCGACGCCTGGCTGGCCTGCATGAAAGAGGCGCTGGACTTCGCGGTCGAGGATCGGGCGGCGCGGTTGCAGGTTTATGGCAATATGGAAAAGCTTGCCGACTGGATGCGGAATAAGGAGGATTAA
- a CDS encoding LysR family transcriptional regulator, whose translation MSLQRLRTFIEVYRQRSISAAARSLDLTQPAVSQHIAGLESSIGRQLFERQVKGVTPTAAADELAADIGDRLDVAEAALSAARARSNDMVGAIQIVGNADFMAEVVTPQLIPLLRSGIRVRLQTGALDLVIHNLVEGHADLGISAFPVNDRRLRTDAFRDEPVMAVAAPEVAARLNAAPDLAAALAEEPVLAYNLEQPLVDGWLRHNGLSTTPVSPALSGQDMRALRRLLTEGFGWAVLPNYLCQPRIARGELAEIKAPVGPVHYTYHLIWAPTALRHPRVAHARQTLLWSLRATAPHLSAPVLSESPFA comes from the coding sequence ATGTCCCTGCAGCGCCTGCGCACCTTCATCGAGGTCTATCGCCAAAGGTCGATCAGCGCCGCCGCGCGCAGCCTCGACCTGACCCAGCCGGCGGTGTCCCAGCATATCGCCGGGCTGGAATCCTCGATCGGGCGGCAATTGTTCGAGCGGCAGGTGAAAGGCGTCACCCCCACCGCCGCCGCCGACGAACTGGCCGCCGACATCGGCGACCGGCTCGATGTGGCCGAGGCCGCGCTCTCAGCCGCCCGCGCCCGCTCCAACGATATGGTCGGGGCGATCCAGATCGTGGGCAATGCCGATTTCATGGCCGAGGTCGTCACGCCGCAGCTTATCCCCCTGCTGCGTTCGGGCATCCGCGTGCGCCTGCAGACCGGGGCGCTGGATCTGGTGATCCACAACCTTGTCGAGGGCCATGCGGATCTGGGCATCTCCGCCTTCCCGGTGAATGACCGCCGCCTGCGCACTGACGCTTTCCGCGACGAGCCCGTCATGGCCGTCGCCGCTCCCGAGGTCGCTGCGCGCCTCAACGCCGCGCCTGACCTTGCCGCCGCGCTGGCCGAGGAGCCGGTGCTGGCCTACAATCTGGAGCAGCCGCTGGTCGATGGCTGGCTGAGGCACAATGGCCTCTCCACCACCCCGGTCAGCCCGGCGCTCTCCGGTCAGGACATGCGCGCGCTGCGCCGCCTGCTGACCGAGGGCTTCGGCTGGGCCGTGCTGCCCAATTACCTGTGCCAGCCGCGCATCGCCCGCGGCGAATTGGCCGAGATCAAGGCCCCCGTCGGCCCGGTCCACTACACCTATCACCTGATCTGGGCCCCCACGGCGCTGCGCCATCCGCGTGTCGCTCACGCCCGGCAAACCCTGTTGTGGAGCCTGCGCGCCACCGCGCCGCATCTCTCCGCCCCCGTCCTGTCCGAAAGCCCCTTTGCATGA
- a CDS encoding coniferyl aldehyde dehydrogenase — protein sequence MTPFDASVEMTAIVRSMQRAQLAAGPADAALRRDRLSRAMALLLDHGEALAGAINADFGTRSRFQSLAADVGASVRSLSHAAEHVAAWMQPETVETPDSAITGRIEYQPLGVVGIISPWNFPVNLAFSPLAGVFAAGNTALIKPSELTPRTSELLAELAGRYFSPDELGVVLGDAAVGEAFSRLPLDHLVFTGSTAVGRQVMRAAAENLVPVTLELGGKCPVVIAPDADITRAAQRVMAVKSFNAGQICLAPDYVMIGADQEGDFLTAAREAAAASWPTIQGNPDYTAIISQRHYDRLLGLIADALAKGATLVPLTPLGEPPHDPATHKIAPVILRDVTPAMQVMREEIFGPILPVMTVADQNAAMAHINAGSRPLAAYYFGADKDARRSFAARTSSGGLVFDDVMTHVGIEGLPFGGVGASGMGAYHGIHGFRRFSHARAVAVQGGDAPGKLRAPYGEKLAQLEAMLVR from the coding sequence ATGACCCCTTTCGACGCCTCGGTCGAAATGACCGCGATCGTCCGTTCCATGCAACGTGCCCAGCTTGCCGCAGGCCCCGCCGATGCGGCCCTGCGGCGCGACCGGCTCAGCCGGGCGATGGCCCTGCTGCTGGACCATGGAGAGGCGCTGGCCGGCGCCATCAACGCCGATTTCGGCACGCGCAGCCGCTTCCAGTCCCTCGCCGCCGATGTCGGCGCCAGCGTGCGCTCGCTCTCCCACGCCGCCGAGCATGTCGCCGCATGGATGCAGCCCGAAACGGTGGAAACGCCCGACAGCGCCATCACCGGCCGCATCGAATACCAGCCGCTGGGCGTGGTGGGCATCATCAGCCCCTGGAATTTCCCGGTCAATCTGGCCTTTTCTCCGCTGGCCGGGGTTTTCGCGGCGGGCAACACCGCGCTGATCAAGCCCTCCGAACTGACCCCGCGCACCAGCGAGCTGCTGGCCGAGCTGGCGGGCCGCTATTTCTCGCCCGACGAGCTGGGGGTGGTGCTGGGCGATGCCGCGGTGGGTGAGGCTTTCTCCCGCCTGCCGCTCGACCACCTCGTCTTCACCGGCAGCACCGCCGTGGGCCGGCAGGTGATGCGCGCGGCGGCGGAGAATCTGGTGCCCGTCACGCTGGAGCTGGGCGGCAAATGCCCGGTCGTCATCGCGCCTGACGCCGATATCACCCGCGCCGCGCAGCGCGTGATGGCGGTGAAAAGCTTCAACGCCGGGCAGATCTGCCTCGCCCCCGACTATGTGATGATCGGCGCCGATCAGGAGGGCGATTTCCTGACCGCCGCGCGTGAGGCCGCCGCCGCAAGCTGGCCCACCATCCAGGGCAACCCCGATTACACCGCCATCATCAGCCAGCGGCACTACGATCGCCTGCTCGGCCTGATCGCCGATGCGCTGGCCAAGGGCGCGACCCTCGTGCCGCTCACCCCACTGGGCGAGCCGCCACACGACCCCGCCACCCACAAGATCGCGCCCGTCATCCTGCGCGATGTGACCCCCGCGATGCAGGTGATGCGCGAGGAAATCTTCGGCCCCATCCTGCCAGTGATGACCGTGGCGGATCAGAACGCCGCGATGGCGCATATCAATGCCGGTTCGCGCCCGCTGGCGGCATACTATTTCGGCGCCGACAAGGACGCGCGTCGGAGCTTCGCCGCGCGGACGTCCAGCGGCGGGCTGGTGTTCGATGATGTGATGACTCACGTCGGGATCGAAGGGCTGCCATTTGGCGGCGTGGGCGCTTCGGGCATGGGCGCCTATCATGGGATCCATGGCTTCCGCCGGTTCAGCCATGCGCGCGCGGTGGCGGTGCAGGGCGGGGATGCGCCCGGCAAGCTGAGAGCGCCCTATGGGGAGAAGCTCGCCCAGTTGGAGGCCATGCTGGTTCGGTAA
- a CDS encoding nucleotide sugar dehydrogenase: MYPDLAQSSAIPVGQGAALPGALAQRVVVVGLGYVGLPLAVALAGRFETVGLDIDARRIAELNTGHDRTGEIDRDRLEASTLALTADPQVCPPADFYIVTVPTPIDGANRPDLRIVEAASRTIGAMLGAAVAEGRVPVVVYESTVYPGVTEDICAPILEQVSGLVCGRDFFLGYSPERINPGDREHTIDKITKVVSGQTPEVLERVAHLYGAITSGGVFRAASIKAAEAAKVIENAQRDINIAFMNEISQIFSKMDLSIWDVLAAARTKWNFLPFAPGLVGGHCIGVDPYYLSHRAEQLGLDPRVILSGRGINDSMAGWVAKELHTARKGKPGNVLMLGLTFKENIPDLRNSKVADLVSALGRLGHGVTVHDAHADAHEAVEEYGIPLVEDAFKRKYDMVVLAVPHREYLALGPGHFRALLKKGGTLADLKGVFGQAADWSL, encoded by the coding sequence ATGTATCCCGATCTTGCCCAGAGCAGCGCCATTCCCGTGGGGCAGGGCGCGGCCCTTCCCGGCGCTCTGGCGCAGCGCGTGGTGGTGGTGGGGCTGGGCTATGTCGGCCTGCCGCTGGCCGTGGCGCTGGCCGGAAGGTTCGAGACCGTGGGCCTCGATATCGACGCTCGCCGCATTGCCGAACTCAACACCGGCCACGACCGCACCGGCGAAATCGACCGCGACCGGCTGGAAGCCAGCACCCTTGCGCTGACCGCCGACCCGCAGGTCTGCCCGCCCGCCGATTTCTACATCGTGACCGTGCCTACGCCCATCGACGGCGCCAACCGCCCCGATCTGCGCATCGTGGAAGCCGCCAGCCGAACCATCGGCGCCATGCTGGGCGCCGCCGTGGCCGAGGGCCGGGTGCCTGTGGTGGTCTATGAAAGCACCGTCTACCCCGGCGTCACCGAGGACATCTGTGCCCCCATTCTGGAGCAGGTTTCCGGCCTGGTGTGTGGCCGCGATTTCTTCCTCGGTTACTCGCCGGAGCGCATCAACCCCGGCGACCGCGAGCACACGATCGACAAGATCACCAAGGTCGTCTCCGGCCAGACCCCCGAGGTGCTGGAGCGCGTGGCGCATCTCTATGGCGCGATCACCAGCGGCGGCGTGTTCCGCGCCGCCAGCATCAAGGCCGCCGAGGCCGCCAAGGTGATCGAAAACGCCCAGCGCGACATCAACATCGCCTTTATGAACGAGATCTCGCAGATCTTCTCCAAGATGGACCTCTCCATCTGGGACGTGCTGGCCGCCGCCCGCACCAAGTGGAACTTCCTGCCCTTCGCCCCCGGCCTTGTCGGCGGGCACTGCATCGGCGTCGATCCCTATTACCTCTCGCACCGCGCCGAGCAGTTGGGGCTGGACCCGCGCGTGATCCTCTCGGGCCGTGGTATCAATGACAGCATGGCCGGCTGGGTGGCGAAAGAGCTGCACACCGCGCGCAAGGGCAAGCCCGGCAACGTGCTGATGCTGGGCCTGACCTTCAAGGAAAACATCCCCGATCTGCGCAACTCCAAAGTGGCGGATCTGGTCTCGGCGCTGGGGCGGCTGGGCCATGGCGTGACGGTGCATGACGCCCATGCCGATGCCCATGAAGCGGTCGAGGAGTACGGCATCCCGCTGGTGGAAGACGCCTTCAAGCGGAAATACGATATGGTCGTGCTGGCTGTGCCCCATCGCGAGTATCTGGCGCTGGGGCCGGGGCATTTCCGCGCGCTGCTGAAGAAGGGCGGGACTCTGGCGGATCTGAAGGGTGTGTTCGGGCAGGCTGCCGACTGGAGTCTGTAA
- the wecB gene encoding UDP-N-acetylglucosamine 2-epimerase (non-hydrolyzing) produces the protein MTQTDPAKILLIFGTRPEAIKLFPVVAALKADPHFEVKVCVSAQHRGMLDQVLAIAGIVPDHDLDLMRPNQTLDSLTAALIVELGKVMDAEQPARVIVQGDTATAMAGALAAYYRKIPVDHVEAGLRSGNIYHPWPEEVNRKVIGAIANLHFAPTETSADALKRENVDPSRIHVTGNTVIDALHWVTARIEAEPELAGDLANLEERFKGKTIIGVTSHRRENFGGGLENIAEAIRQIAQRPDVAIIFPVHPNPNVRAVMDTALANLGNVALIEPLDYPHFARLLSLSHIMLTDSGGVQEEAPALGKPVLVMRETTERPEGVTAGTARLVGTDVDTIVSEIFNLLDNKPAYDAMARAHNPFGDGQACARIVETLIQETAQS, from the coding sequence ATGACACAAACCGATCCGGCCAAAATCCTCCTGATCTTCGGCACAAGGCCCGAGGCGATCAAGCTGTTTCCGGTGGTGGCTGCCCTGAAAGCCGATCCGCATTTCGAGGTGAAGGTCTGCGTCTCGGCCCAGCATCGCGGCATGCTCGATCAGGTGCTGGCCATCGCGGGGATCGTGCCGGATCACGATCTCGATCTGATGCGCCCCAACCAGACGCTCGATTCGCTGACCGCCGCGCTGATCGTGGAGCTGGGCAAGGTGATGGATGCCGAACAACCCGCGCGCGTGATCGTGCAGGGCGATACGGCGACCGCCATGGCGGGCGCGCTGGCCGCCTATTACCGCAAGATCCCGGTGGACCATGTGGAAGCGGGCCTGCGCAGCGGCAACATCTACCACCCTTGGCCCGAAGAGGTGAACCGCAAGGTGATCGGCGCCATCGCCAACCTGCATTTCGCCCCCACCGAAACCAGCGCCGATGCCTTGAAGCGCGAAAACGTCGATCCCAGCCGCATCCACGTCACCGGCAATACGGTGATCGATGCGCTGCACTGGGTCACCGCCCGCATCGAGGCCGAACCCGAACTGGCCGGTGATCTGGCCAATCTGGAAGAACGCTTCAAGGGCAAGACCATCATCGGCGTCACCAGCCACCGCCGCGAGAATTTCGGCGGCGGACTGGAAAACATCGCCGAGGCCATCCGCCAGATCGCCCAGCGCCCGGACGTGGCGATCATCTTCCCGGTCCACCCCAACCCCAATGTGCGCGCGGTGATGGATACGGCGCTGGCCAATCTGGGCAATGTCGCGCTGATCGAGCCGCTCGATTATCCCCATTTCGCCCGGCTGCTCAGCCTTTCGCATATCATGCTCACCGATTCGGGCGGAGTGCAGGAAGAGGCCCCCGCGCTGGGCAAGCCGGTGCTGGTGATGCGCGAAACCACCGAGCGGCCCGAGGGCGTCACGGCAGGCACCGCCCGTCTGGTCGGCACCGATGTGGACACCATCGTTTCCGAAATCTTCAACCTTCTCGACAATAAGCCCGCTTACGACGCCATGGCGCGCGCCCATAATCCTTTCGGAGACGGGCA